Proteins encoded within one genomic window of Amorphoplanes friuliensis DSM 7358:
- the fliD gene encoding flagellar filament capping protein FliD encodes MASVDGLVTGMSTTDTINQLMKIEAAPQAALRNKVNTANKVVTAYQSVNSRMSSIGTAAKALTDANSWKSMKATSSSDAAVVSAQPGASAGSMSFRVNQLATTHAATFTGGSVTSISDAATSPVMNGSSFDIELADGTTQTVSPTDASLQSVVSAINNTANAAYKASAVQISPGKYTLQLTATKSGQDGDFAIPSGLDNLGTGVVTTQGANAQLTVGTTADAYTIESASNTFADVLPGVTVTATKVQSASDAQVTIDLSSDTEGLAAKVQALVDNANTALTEIAAQSKTKSGEISAGVLVGDSAMRKLTQDILSAVSGGATGLGSNGGNASYNAVGISVDRSGKLTFDKDKFLESYKADPAKTQQFFDGYEEKAGGTPAKFDPGHDTSVGLARKLDTLALVATEGVVDPTNPTRPKEGILQGLIQRRNDNIRRLNDQVSEWDIRLDLRKTSLQRQFSNLEVAMGKMQQQSSWLSSQLANL; translated from the coding sequence ATGGCCAGTGTTGACGGCCTCGTGACCGGCATGAGCACCACGGACACGATCAACCAGCTCATGAAGATCGAAGCGGCCCCTCAGGCGGCGCTCAGGAACAAGGTCAACACCGCGAACAAGGTCGTGACGGCGTACCAGAGCGTGAACAGCCGGATGTCCAGCATCGGCACGGCCGCCAAGGCGCTGACCGACGCCAACAGCTGGAAGTCCATGAAGGCGACCTCGAGCTCCGACGCGGCGGTCGTCTCGGCCCAGCCCGGCGCCTCCGCGGGGTCGATGAGCTTCCGCGTCAACCAGCTGGCGACGACCCACGCCGCGACGTTCACCGGCGGGTCGGTCACCTCCATCAGCGATGCCGCCACCTCACCGGTGATGAACGGCTCCAGCTTCGACATCGAGCTCGCCGACGGGACGACGCAGACGGTGAGTCCCACCGACGCGTCGCTGCAGTCCGTGGTCTCGGCGATCAACAACACGGCGAATGCGGCGTACAAGGCCTCGGCGGTGCAGATCTCCCCCGGGAAGTACACGCTGCAGCTGACCGCCACCAAGTCCGGCCAGGACGGCGACTTCGCGATCCCCAGCGGTCTCGACAACCTGGGCACCGGCGTGGTCACCACGCAGGGGGCCAACGCCCAGCTCACCGTGGGCACCACGGCCGACGCCTACACCATCGAGTCGGCCTCGAACACCTTCGCCGACGTGCTCCCGGGTGTCACCGTCACCGCCACCAAGGTGCAGTCCGCCAGTGACGCGCAGGTCACCATCGACCTGAGCAGCGACACCGAAGGGCTCGCCGCCAAAGTTCAGGCGCTGGTCGACAACGCCAACACGGCGCTGACCGAGATCGCCGCGCAGAGCAAGACGAAGTCGGGCGAGATCTCGGCCGGCGTCCTGGTCGGTGACAGCGCGATGCGCAAGCTCACCCAGGACATCCTCAGTGCGGTCTCCGGAGGCGCCACCGGCCTCGGCAGCAACGGCGGCAACGCCAGTTACAACGCGGTCGGCATCAGCGTCGACCGCAGCGGCAAGCTGACGTTCGACAAGGACAAGTTCCTCGAGTCGTACAAGGCCGACCCGGCCAAGACCCAGCAGTTCTTCGACGGGTACGAGGAGAAGGCCGGCGGCACCCCCGCCAAGTTCGACCCGGGTCACGACACCTCGGTCGGCCTGGCCCGCAAGCTGGACACGCTGGCCCTGGTCGCCACCGAGGGTGTTGTCGACCCGACCAACCCGACGCGACCCAAGGAGGGCATCCTCCAGGGCCTCATCCAGCGTCGCAACGACAACATCCGCCGCCTGAACGACCAGGTGAGCGAATGGGACATCCGGCTGGACCTGCGCAAGACATCACTGCAGCGGCAGTTCTCGAACCTCGAGGTCGCCATGGGCAAGATGCAGCAGCAGTCCTCCTGGCTCTCGAGCCAGCTGGCCAACCTCTGA
- the fliF gene encoding flagellar basal-body MS-ring/collar protein FliF codes for MTDRLPAPVRKVGDSFKSFTPGQKAVTIAAVLALVIGGYFFATWAAKPSYSALFSNLSSKDAGAIVESLQKSGTSYELANGGSTIMVPQDQVYDLRLQLSGEGLPGESETGYALLDQQGITTSDFMQHTNYQRALEGELASTIKSIDGVEAATVHLVMPQKDVFADDQDKTTASVLVQSSANEPLSNQQVQAIVHLVASSVEGLDPEQVTVAGADGKILSAGGGAAVAAGGDSGSDGQTVAFQNRLNASLQNMLDSVVGPGHAVVTTTAELDYDQTETTTESYTSDPSVAALSESISREAYNGNGTGQGGVLGPDNIQVPNGTTSSSGTGQYENSNTVRNNAVNKTTEARRSAPGSIKKLNVAVLLDSTTAGAVNSADVQSLVSAAAGIDATRGDTIAVSAMPFDTSAATAAKDALAASAAAEQSAKQTSLIKTGAMALVVLFLIFLAWRASRRAKKRKALTPAELKHLEDMQAALEQQRLAELNAAIPSPAIEAANANFEALDERQREIEQMVEDQPEEMAALLRGWLGAGR; via the coding sequence ATGACCGACCGACTCCCCGCGCCCGTACGCAAGGTCGGTGACAGCTTCAAGTCCTTCACCCCGGGACAGAAGGCGGTCACCATCGCCGCCGTGCTCGCCCTCGTGATCGGCGGCTACTTCTTCGCCACCTGGGCCGCCAAGCCGTCCTACTCCGCCCTGTTCAGCAACCTGTCGAGCAAGGACGCCGGCGCGATCGTCGAGTCGCTGCAGAAGTCCGGCACGTCGTACGAGCTGGCCAACGGCGGCAGCACGATCATGGTGCCCCAGGACCAGGTCTACGACCTGCGGCTGCAGCTGTCCGGCGAGGGCCTGCCCGGCGAGTCGGAGACCGGGTACGCGCTGCTGGACCAGCAGGGCATCACCACCAGCGACTTCATGCAGCACACCAACTACCAGCGGGCGCTGGAAGGCGAGCTGGCGAGCACCATCAAGTCGATCGACGGCGTCGAGGCCGCCACCGTGCACCTCGTGATGCCGCAGAAGGACGTCTTCGCCGACGACCAGGACAAGACCACCGCCTCCGTGCTGGTGCAGTCGAGCGCCAACGAGCCGCTCTCCAACCAGCAGGTGCAGGCGATCGTGCATCTCGTGGCCTCGAGTGTCGAGGGCCTGGATCCCGAGCAGGTCACCGTGGCCGGCGCCGACGGCAAGATCCTGTCCGCCGGTGGCGGTGCCGCGGTGGCCGCGGGTGGCGACAGCGGTTCCGACGGGCAGACGGTCGCGTTCCAGAACCGCCTCAACGCCTCGTTGCAGAACATGCTCGACAGCGTCGTCGGACCCGGCCACGCCGTGGTGACGACCACCGCGGAGCTGGACTACGACCAGACCGAGACGACCACCGAGTCGTACACCTCGGACCCGTCCGTCGCCGCGCTCTCCGAGAGCATCAGCCGCGAGGCCTACAACGGCAACGGCACCGGCCAGGGCGGCGTCCTCGGCCCGGACAACATCCAGGTGCCGAACGGCACGACCAGCAGCAGCGGCACGGGCCAGTACGAGAACAGCAACACCGTGCGCAACAACGCGGTCAACAAGACGACCGAGGCGCGTCGCAGCGCACCGGGCAGCATCAAGAAGCTGAACGTGGCCGTCCTGCTGGACAGCACCACCGCCGGTGCCGTGAACTCCGCGGACGTGCAGTCGCTGGTCAGCGCCGCCGCCGGTATCGACGCGACCCGCGGCGACACCATCGCGGTGAGCGCGATGCCGTTCGACACGAGTGCCGCCACCGCCGCGAAGGACGCCCTGGCCGCCTCCGCGGCCGCCGAGCAGTCGGCGAAGCAGACCTCGCTGATCAAGACCGGCGCGATGGCACTGGTCGTGCTCTTCCTGATCTTCCTGGCCTGGCGGGCCAGCCGGCGGGCCAAGAAGCGCAAGGCCCTGACGCCGGCCGAGCTCAAGCACCTCGAGGACATGCAGGCGGCGCTCGAGCAGCAGCGCCTGGCCGAGCTGAACGCCGCGATCCCGTCGCCGGCGATCGAGGCCGCGAACGCCAACTTCGAGGCCCTCGACGAGCGGCAGCGGGAGATCGAACAGATGGTCGAGGACCAGCCGGAGGAGATGGCCGCCCTGTTGCGTGGCTGGCTCGGCGCCGGTCGCTGA
- a CDS encoding flagellar basal body rod protein FlgC: MSTFNAIGTAATGVTVYRKWLDAVSDNIANMDNVSKTSENAFQARYVVAQEAQDGNGAQVGGIAYGSAEGTLSYEPDNPLADTEGYVRRPDIDLGSQMAQMMMAQRAYQANLSVVDRARDSYQAAIQLGKG; this comes from the coding sequence ATGAGCACCTTCAACGCGATCGGTACGGCCGCCACGGGCGTGACCGTCTACCGCAAGTGGCTCGATGCCGTCTCCGACAACATCGCCAACATGGACAACGTCAGCAAGACGTCCGAGAACGCCTTCCAGGCCCGCTACGTCGTCGCCCAGGAGGCGCAGGACGGCAACGGCGCGCAGGTGGGTGGCATCGCCTACGGCAGCGCCGAGGGCACGCTCTCCTACGAGCCGGACAACCCGCTGGCCGACACCGAGGGTTACGTCCGCCGGCCGGACATCGACCTCGGCAGCCAGATGGCCCAGATGATGATGGCCCAGCGCGCCTACCAGGCGAACCTCTCGGTCGTGGACCGGGCCCGGGACTCCTACCAGGCCGCCATCCAGCTCGGGAAGGGCTGA
- the fliE gene encoding flagellar hook-basal body complex protein FliE, translated as MTSPISALGAVSGLSGVSGISGVDGLAGASGTQSVTGPNTDFAGMLSKGLESVQSSQANAADLSVQVANGTLQDPAQYTMASTEAALGLQLTMAIRNKAVEAFQEIMRMQA; from the coding sequence ATGACTTCTCCGATCAGTGCGCTCGGCGCCGTCAGCGGCCTGTCGGGCGTCAGTGGCATCTCCGGCGTCGACGGTCTGGCCGGTGCGAGTGGCACCCAGTCCGTCACCGGGCCCAACACGGACTTCGCCGGCATGCTCTCCAAGGGCCTGGAAAGTGTGCAGTCGTCCCAGGCGAACGCCGCCGACCTGTCTGTGCAGGTCGCCAACGGCACGCTGCAGGACCCCGCGCAGTACACGATGGCCTCCACCGAGGCTGCGCTCGGTCTGCAGCTCACCATGGCGATCCGCAACAAGGCCGTGGAGGCTTTCCAGGAGATCATGAGGATGCAGGCCTGA
- the fliS gene encoding flagellar export chaperone FliS — translation MTTPSPAMRARYIADSVATASPAKLLLMLFDRLVMDLNRGEQALVAGDRPEANSQLKHAQDIITELQVTLNLDAWEGAPGLAALYSFAQLELINANIKGDVEKVTGVRNLMEPLRDTWREAAMAVAAAEG, via the coding sequence ATGACCACACCTTCTCCAGCCATGCGGGCCCGCTACATCGCCGACTCGGTCGCCACGGCCTCACCCGCCAAGCTCCTGCTGATGCTCTTCGACCGTCTGGTGATGGACCTCAACCGTGGTGAGCAGGCACTGGTCGCCGGCGACCGGCCCGAGGCGAATTCCCAGCTCAAGCACGCACAGGACATCATCACCGAACTTCAGGTGACGTTGAACCTGGACGCCTGGGAGGGTGCTCCCGGCCTGGCCGCGCTCTACTCCTTCGCGCAGCTCGAACTGATCAACGCGAACATCAAGGGTGACGTGGAGAAGGTGACGGGGGTCCGGAACCTCATGGAACCCCTGCGCGACACCTGGCGCGAGGCGGCAATGGCCGTCGCGGCGGCCGAGGGGTGA
- the flgB gene encoding flagellar basal body rod protein FlgB — MFDDVSSSSLRVAVAGLSARQNAIANNIANIETPGYQARKVKFEEALSSAVAHGQSPSTVSPSVQNSLEPTRLNGSNVNLDEETLSHIDTTMRYQLAIRALDGKYSLIRDAIKGA; from the coding sequence GTGTTCGATGACGTCTCTTCGTCCTCGCTCCGCGTCGCAGTCGCCGGTCTGTCCGCCCGGCAGAACGCCATTGCCAACAACATCGCCAATATCGAGACCCCCGGCTATCAGGCTCGTAAGGTCAAGTTCGAGGAGGCGCTGAGCAGCGCCGTCGCTCACGGCCAGTCGCCCTCGACGGTTTCGCCGAGTGTGCAGAACTCGCTGGAGCCGACGCGCCTGAACGGCAGCAACGTCAACCTCGACGAGGAGACGCTGTCGCACATCGACACCACGATGCGCTACCAGCTCGCCATCCGCGCCCTCGACGGCAAGTACAGCCTGATCCGCGACGCGATCAAGGGGGCCTGA
- the fliG gene encoding flagellar motor switch protein FliG, producing MTTPALSTTSMTGLRKAAILLVRMGKEYSTRVLASMNENEVEELSAEIARLGKLEPDVVGDVIDEFYAMATTKHAGAGGMAYARELLEASLGTERAQLILDRLQASMTDMPFNFLSHADPRQLLSYVQYEHPQTIALVLAHIPSALASSILSGLAPEVQSDVAHRIAVMDRTSPDVIRQVELALQRKLSTVLQPDELSTVGGLDPLVDIINRADRTTERLILEALEARNPEIAEEIRRRMFMFEDIVSLDDRSIQLVLRQVEPADLATALKGVGEDVRDKVTRNLSERGRENLLEEMDLMGPVKVKMVEEAQQKIVSVIRSLEDSGQIEIQRGGEADELIA from the coding sequence TTGACCACACCGGCGCTGAGCACGACGTCGATGACCGGCCTGCGCAAAGCAGCCATCCTGCTCGTCCGGATGGGCAAGGAGTACTCCACCCGGGTGCTCGCCTCGATGAACGAGAACGAGGTCGAGGAGCTCTCCGCCGAGATCGCCCGCCTCGGCAAGCTCGAACCCGACGTCGTCGGCGACGTGATCGACGAGTTCTACGCGATGGCGACGACCAAGCACGCCGGTGCCGGCGGCATGGCGTACGCCCGTGAGCTCCTCGAGGCGTCCCTGGGCACCGAACGCGCGCAGCTGATCCTCGACCGGCTGCAGGCGTCGATGACCGACATGCCGTTCAACTTCCTCAGCCACGCCGATCCCCGCCAGCTGCTCTCGTACGTGCAGTACGAGCACCCGCAGACGATCGCGCTGGTGCTGGCCCACATCCCGTCGGCGCTGGCGAGCTCGATCCTGTCCGGGCTGGCACCCGAGGTGCAGTCGGACGTCGCGCACCGCATCGCCGTGATGGACCGCACCTCGCCGGACGTCATCCGGCAGGTCGAGCTGGCCCTGCAACGCAAGCTCTCCACGGTGCTGCAGCCGGACGAGTTGTCGACGGTCGGTGGTCTCGACCCGCTGGTCGACATCATCAACCGCGCCGACCGCACCACCGAGCGGCTCATCCTGGAGGCTCTGGAGGCCCGCAACCCGGAGATCGCCGAGGAGATCCGCCGGCGGATGTTCATGTTCGAGGACATCGTCAGTCTCGACGACCGTTCGATCCAGCTCGTGCTGCGCCAGGTCGAGCCGGCCGACCTCGCCACCGCCCTCAAGGGTGTCGGCGAGGACGTCCGGGACAAGGTCACCCGCAACCTGTCGGAACGCGGCCGGGAGAACCTGCTCGAGGAGATGGACCTGATGGGCCCGGTCAAGGTCAAGATGGTCGAGGAGGCCCAGCAGAAGATCGTCTCGGTGATCCGTTCGCTCGAGGACTCCGGCCAGATCGAGATCCAGCGTGGTGGCGAGGCCGATGAGCTCATCGCCTGA